From Patescibacteria group bacterium:
ATAATCCCCCGACTCATATATAGAAATAGTCGTAGCGATACCACTGCTTGGGATTAAACTTGCATTTTTGCAAGTTGTTTTGCCAACTATATCTACTCTCTTCATCCTCTTAAATACCGTGTGAACATAATTGGGACAACCGCTTTTGTTGCCGGTATTCATACTAGACATACAAACAACATATTTCTCGGGGTAGCTGTCATCAAATAAAATAGCAGCCGTTCCTTCTTCATAATATGACATCACAGACGGTCTGTGGGAGTGTAAAAGCCCCATGGTATGCCCCATTTCGTGGGAGATGGCAAAAGCTTGATCACTTGCGGTGTGTCCGTTTAACTGGCTAGCCAGTTCCTGGGATTCTGAACCCGGAACATATGCCCCGCTAATAAGAATATCGCCCGCTCTGCTGCCTCCCCCAGACCCAACAGAATAGGCCTCGGTAGAAACCCCCGGAACAAAAAGAACATAGCTCGCTAAAGGATCCGATCTGTCTATGTTTTCAACTGCTTTAATTTTCAACAGTAAAAGACAGTCTTCGTCCCCTTTGCAAGAGCTAATGCTAAAAGAGTCCTTCACAACAACCGGAGTCTCATATTTAAAAGAGAAGCCACTTACCTGATTCCTGTACCAACTTAACGAATCCATCATTCTTGCCCCTACGCTCGAGCTAAAAATAGAATCGTAGGAATGAAACTCCTTGGCCAAAAAGATTACCGGTCTGAATTTTGTCTTGGAGTTGCTGGGATACGGAACATAAGCCGCGCCGGCCTCTCCTCCTTGAGCATAGCTTGTGGGACAAGAAGGACAGTCATTATCTAAACCAGGTCCTGCTGTGGGATCAAAACCATCCCCCAAAAACAAGGTACTTTCTACAGTGATGGCATCGGTAAACAATGAGGTGTTGCTGGTTGAAGATGAGATTTTGATGTCAATTGAGGAAACAAAATCCACTCGTGTTTTAAGCTCCTGCCACTCCCCCGTTTTGGTAGATTTAATCGATTGAGATTTGTTGCTGGAATCGGTAACTTTAAGTTCAGCTTGACCTTTTTCGACAAATACCCAAGTTGAGATGGTGTACTGCTTGGTAGGGTCCAGCGTAATGGTTTGTTGAATACCGATACCCGATGCTTCGGCTAGTATCTTTTGAGATTTAGCTCCTGATTTAATTTTAGTTGAGGAGACTTCAAAGTGTTGATACTTTGTTGTATTTCCTACTCTAGTCCAACTATTTCCTATGGTACCGAGATTACAGGATACTGGAGCTGGTGTAGCTGGTTTGGTTACTGGGGTTACTGGTTTAGTGTCTTCTTGATCTTTACCTGTATCATCGGGGGGAGGTCGAGAAGGAGCAACTGACCCGCGCTTAAAGATATCCAAAAGCCTTGGGGGGTTTGCTGCCAGCTGTGATTCGGTGGAGATACCAAGAACTTCAGAACTAACAGGACAGGATCCACCCGCTGGAAGCGGAATGGTAATTTGTTTGGTGCTTCCTTCAAAATCACCATTTGAGATTAAAGGAGTAGCTCCGACTTCTGCGATATAAAGGTTTTGAGGAGAATTGTTTTTAGATAAACTGGAAAGTTCTGTAATGAAAAAATTTAAAGAGATGAGAGAAAGAAAAGAGAGAAAGAAGAAAAACCCATTGGGAGAAGACAGTTTTCCCTTAAGGAATAAAATCAAATCTGAAAGAGATACTTTTTTCTTCTTTTTTTTCATCGGCAGGTATACCCGTAGCTCCAACTTTAGGTCGTGAACGAAGGGTATATGTATCGAAAGAATAGGATGGATGCTATCCGAAGTCAACACTTTTATTTGGAGATTTTAATAGCGCTCTTGTCCAAATGCACAATTTAAATTGTGGACTTAGGCAAAAGCAAGCCTGCGGGTTTAGCAAAGTTTCTCTAAATTGCAGTTACCTCTACACCTTTCATTTTTTGTTAGTGAGTCAATCTACCCTTCTCGATTATTTTACTTAAAGGTAATTTAAATTTTTTGGAATGGGTAATTTTAAAGGCGTTCTCGACCAATTGCCATTTTCCTGTTGTATCTAAATGGCGGTCTAGCATTACCCTACCATCATCTAATACTAAAATTCTTACAGGTGCGTTGGGAACAAGCCAACTAACCGAATTTCTAATTTTTTCGCCTTTGTTAGGGAAGTAGAGTTGTCAACCACCCTCAAAAACACTTACTGCAAGCGGGTACTACCCGACTTCGGGTAGTACCCGATAATTTGCTGTATCTAAAGCATTTAATCTAAAATTAGTTTGTTTATAACAAGATTTAGAGAAGACCCCACGACCTAAAGTCGGGGGATGAATCTTCCGATGAATTCCTTTTTCCGAAGGCAAAAGGCCTTGCGTGTTGGCTTTAGTCCCCGGCATGTGAAGAAATGCCATCTTACATGCCCACGCACCACAGCCTCCGCCCGAATCCAAAAAATGGCTGGAGAACCTCCAGCCACTGAGGCTACGATAGCGTCATAGCACGCTTTAACTTTAGCGTCCATCTTTGCTCCTTTCCTCCAGATTTCTCTAGATTTTTTGCGCCCGTGGGGGGTATTTTACTATAGGAGATAAGAAATTGCAATTCTTCCACCTCCGAAGTGGAAGAATTAAAACAAACAGACCTACTCCTGCTTTAGAACAAAGATTAATTCGTCTTTGATTAGGGGCAATTTTTTGTTTAAAGCGTCTTTGGGCAATAAGGGATTCAAGTCTTCGTTTAAAAGGCGTATTGTAAGTTTATTTTGAATAAGATCGATAAGCTCCGCAATATACTCTTTGTATTTGAGACCCGAAATATCCTCCACTACTCTTTTGTTAACTTTTAGTCCTTGTTTTAAAAAATAGTTAATGTCATAGAAATCCCTGCCGGATATTTTCCCATTTTTATCATAGCGCCCTTTGGCGGCAAGCAACTTGTTTGCCACCATCGTATCCGGGGTGTGCCCATTACAATAGGAGCTTATTTCCAGAAGCTTGGCTTTTTCGTATTCGTTAAACTTACTCGGCGCATCGTTAATTTCGAGCTTTAAAGTGTTTCTTTGAAAAGACAGCTGATCATATTTAAGAAAAAATTGCAAATAATTTTTGCTCTCATCCTTAATTTGCAAGTCGAGCTTTTTAAAAATCTTGTACAGACGCTCCCTGATTTGCTCTTTCTCTTCTTTGAATGGCAAATCAAAGTCCAAATCAACCGAAAATCTGTCCAGAAACCCCCGCAACGAGGCATAAGTACCACCTTTAAACATTAAATGTTGTGCTAGAAAGGAATCCTTTAAAATTAAATTAAGTAGGTTGAACATCACAACCTTGTGCTGGATATCTCTTTTATTCGGAGTAAACATGGTTAATAGCCTACTAAACTTTTAATTTCTTTGACTTTATCCCAATTTATTGGCTTCTCGGTATCAAAATAATACTTAGGACTATAATACAACATATCAGCAACCGCCCTTTCTAATGAAGCTTGCGAATAATTTGTACCATCTATAACCCCTGTCCTATTGAATAAATATCGCGAGGTCATTTTGCGACACAAAAAACTTTCCTCTCCAATCTTAACACTTTGAGACAACCCGCCAACAAAAGTGTGATCTTGGATGCTTTGTGTAATAACACCGTAGGTTACTAAAACCGACTCCGTTGACAAGTATGCACCGCTACCAAAAATAGCACAACCAGCCTCTTTGTAATCTAGGTTAATGAAAGGAAACTTGGAATAAATTCCCTTTCTTAATCTATAAAGGTACCCCTTCTTAGCATATCTGTAGACAATTGTCGCCAAGGTTTTGTCGTTGGAGATATCCCACAAAACACCTAAATCCTTTAGAGAAAAAGTGTTACTAGTTGACTTTAGAAGTTTCGCAAGATTATTACCAGGAGTATTTCTAGACATATATGTCTATTATAACCCCTAAAACTCGGGGGTCAAGTGCCAATTTAATTCTTCCACTTCGGAAGTAGAAATTACCCATTTTCAAACTAGACTAATTGTTAGACTAATGTTAGACTGATATTATGATTAACAATGCACCTACGTACCCTTTCAAAACAGGGTTTTTGAACAATTTATCTTTTTACCAATCCGAGCTTCCGTTTAGCAATTCGGAAATAATTGCGTTTGACAAAAAGCTTTTTGAATACGAGCAACGATTTATAAACCTTGATTTGGAAAAACACCTTATCGCCAAAAACCAATTTTTAGCATCGTATGCCATTTCTAAAGCCGAAAACTCCTCATTAACTGTCCAAGAGGCTCAAAATTTGTTCACGATAGCCCTTGATGGTAAGGATCTTAAGACTACAAAAAACCCTACCCAAAAAGATTATGATAAAAAAGAATTTTTAAATATTGCCAGAACCTTTAGACTACTTTCTCAAAACCCCGCATTGATCAAAAACCTTTCGGTTGAGAATATCTGTAAAATCCACGCCCTACTTTGCGCCAATCTGGATAACTTTGAAAAAGCGATACCAAATTTTACTCAATATGTACCGGGAAAATTGCGCAAAAACGATAACATCAGAGTTGGAAACTACATCCCCGCCCCTTATCAAATTATTGGAGATGGTATTTTAGAACTTACAAAATATCTAAGGAGCAACCCTACTCCAATTGGCATAGCCGTTTTCCACACAGCGTTATATGCTCTCCATCCGTTTAATAATGGCAATAAAAGAGTTTGCAGGATTTTAGAGCATTTTTTGCTCCGAGATATCGGGCTAAATGCCAAAAACCTTTATGGAACATCTTATTATTACCACAGCGAAAAACCACGGTACTACAAATTTCTCTTACACTCGCTGGAACGAAAAAATTTAAACTATTTTACTGGTTTCATCTTGGAAGCACTTTTTTATTCTATAGCAACAGTCGTAAAAGCAGGGTTAATTGCAAGAAAACAAGAGTGGTTAAAGTCACAAGACTTATCAAAAATTGAGGTTGCCGTCTTATTACCACTAACAAAGAGAAAAGAAACCCAGTTTAAATGGCTTTACAATAAAGCAAAGACTAAAGTTTCTAAACAGACTTTTGTGAATTACCTTAAAAAAGCCACCGATTTAGCTGTTGTCCAAAAAAAAGAGGTGGGAAAGCTAACATTTTATAAACTAAACTTTGATTTTAAGGAGCAGAATTTGTTGGACGAATGGGAGCAACTCTCCAAAAAGCGGTTAAGTTACACCCCAAATACTTCATAACAAGATTTGAGAAAATATTCCTATTAATTTCCCCGCCAAAGGCGGGAGGCGTTACATATTATCGCGAGTTCGCGAGCGAGAATCTATAACAAGATTATTGGAATCCAGCAATATAAATGTCAATCCTCAAAAACACTTACTGCAAGCGGGTACTACCCGACTTTGGGTAGTACCCGATAATTTGCTGTATCTAAAGCATTTAATCTAAAATATGTTATTTTATTATGACAACAAATAAATTTTGGTCTTTTGCTCATATCTTGTATAATTTCTTTAAACTGCTTTACCTAAATTAATGACAAAAGAGGAACTTCTAAAATACCTTCTAAATTCTGGCGCGCTTAAAAGCCCAGAGATTATTCGTGCCTTTAAAGTCGTTGACCGCGCGGATTTCGTCAAACCGGAAGATAAAACTAGAGCTTACGAGGATTATCCCCTCTCCCTCGGATTGGGACAAACGATTTCTCAACCAACCACAGTCGCTTTGATGTTGGAACTTCTATCGCTTAAAAAAGGAGACAAGATTTTAGATGTGGGGTCCGGGTCGGGCTGGACTACTCAACTACTGACCAAAATCGTGGGTCCAAAAGGCAAAGTCTACGGTCTTGAAATTGTCCCCCAACTTGTGGAATTCGGAAGAGCTAATCTCAAGAAGTACGGCGACAGAAACGCCCAAATTTCTCGGGCAAAAAAGCGTCTCGGCTTACCACCAAAAGCGCCTTTTGACAGGATTCTGGTCTCCGCCTCCGCCAATACACTCCCCAAAGAGCTTTTAAATCAGCTAAAACCCGGGGGCGTGATGGTAATACCGGTAAAAACCTCAATTTTCCGCCTAACAAAAAATCTTCGAGGAGAAATTATCTCCCAAGAATTTCCCGGTTTTGTCTTTGTTCCTTTAATAGAAAGTTCATAATCTCCCACCTTCAAAGTGGAAGAGTTTCTTTAGATACTATCCCTTAAAAAGTCCGATTTCCTCAATTTTGGAAAAGTGTTTAGTGTCTCTAGTTACCAACTTATATCCAAATATTGAACAGGTTGAGGCAATTTGGGCATCGGCAAGACCAATTTTTAAAGAAAGGCAATATTTTTCTAGGAGAAAAAGAGAATGTACGCTTACTTCTTCTGTTATTTGAATTATATTAAAACCATCAAGAAGCTTTTGGATTTTTTCTTGATCTTTCTTTGAGATACACCCCTGCAATAGTTCGCCAGCTGTTACAGCAGATACATTTATAACACCGAGACTGTCCAACAATTTAATTGCGGAATTTTGACCACGAAGCGCATCTATAATTACATTTGTATCAACTAGAAGATCTTCTCCCATATTGTCTTTTTGCCCTTTCTCCTCTTAATTTCCTTACAAAAGAAACTGGGTTTTTGATATCTCTAAACATTCCGTAGGCTGGAGATTCGCAAATTGAAATAGATCTTTTTGTTTGAGGAAGTAACGATATTGGAACTATAGCAACACCCACTTTTCCCCTATCGGAAACATAGACAAAAGAGCCATCTCTTGCCTTTTGATAGTAGGAAGAAAAGGAATTTCTAACTTTTGTTTTTGTCGTTACAACTGTCGTGGTATTCATGAGTATATTGTACAATTGTACAAATTGATGTCAAGGGACAAAAAAGAGCCTGGGTGAAGATACTTCTTCCACCAAGGCTCTTGGACGAACTCCACAGGAAGGGGGCAAAAGTTAATTGCCAAACAAAATCTTGACACAAATTCCAAATGCACGTAAAATGGCGTGCAAGTGGAAATATCCAATACAAAACAAAAACTAGATTCTGTCCCCTATTTAACGCGTAAAAACCTAGAATTGTTTCTGGGAAATAATAGAC
This genomic window contains:
- the pcm gene encoding protein-L-isoaspartate O-methyltransferase codes for the protein MTKEELLKYLLNSGALKSPEIIRAFKVVDRADFVKPEDKTRAYEDYPLSLGLGQTISQPTTVALMLELLSLKKGDKILDVGSGSGWTTQLLTKIVGPKGKVYGLEIVPQLVEFGRANLKKYGDRNAQISRAKKRLGLPPKAPFDRILVSASANTLPKELLNQLKPGGVMVIPVKTSIFRLTKNLRGEIISQEFPGFVFVPLIESS
- a CDS encoding nucleotidyl transferase AbiEii/AbiGii toxin family protein, which codes for MFTPNKRDIQHKVVMFNLLNLILKDSFLAQHLMFKGGTYASLRGFLDRFSVDLDFDLPFKEEKEQIRERLYKIFKKLDLQIKDESKNYLQFFLKYDQLSFQRNTLKLEINDAPSKFNEYEKAKLLEISSYCNGHTPDTMVANKLLAAKGRYDKNGKISGRDFYDINYFLKQGLKVNKRVVEDISGLKYKEYIAELIDLIQNKLTIRLLNEDLNPLLPKDALNKKLPLIKDELIFVLKQE
- a CDS encoding Fic family protein, which translates into the protein MINNAPTYPFKTGFLNNLSFYQSELPFSNSEIIAFDKKLFEYEQRFINLDLEKHLIAKNQFLASYAISKAENSSLTVQEAQNLFTIALDGKDLKTTKNPTQKDYDKKEFLNIARTFRLLSQNPALIKNLSVENICKIHALLCANLDNFEKAIPNFTQYVPGKLRKNDNIRVGNYIPAPYQIIGDGILELTKYLRSNPTPIGIAVFHTALYALHPFNNGNKRVCRILEHFLLRDIGLNAKNLYGTSYYYHSEKPRYYKFLLHSLERKNLNYFTGFILEALFYSIATVVKAGLIARKQEWLKSQDLSKIEVAVLLPLTKRKETQFKWLYNKAKTKVSKQTFVNYLKKATDLAVVQKKEVGKLTFYKLNFDFKEQNLLDEWEQLSKKRLSYTPNTS
- a CDS encoding type II toxin-antitoxin system VapC family toxin, whose amino-acid sequence is MGEDLLVDTNVIIDALRGQNSAIKLLDSLGVINVSAVTAGELLQGCISKKDQEKIQKLLDGFNIIQITEEVSVHSLFLLEKYCLSLKIGLADAQIASTCSIFGYKLVTRDTKHFSKIEEIGLFKG